The Streptomyces sp. NBC_01197 genome window below encodes:
- a CDS encoding protein kinase family protein: MAERSTAAVDVADNSGDKPLAAKADKATADGTVEPQETADTTAGESTQDEESAKKPTEPEAAPELHSGHKLARRYRLEECVTRLDGFSSWRAVDEKLRRAVGVHLLPADHARARAVLAAARSSALLGDPRFVQVLDAVEENDLVYVVHEWLPDATEITTLLASGPLEAHDAYQLVSQVSQAMAAAHREGLSHLRLTPGAVLRTSSGQYRIRGLAVNAALRGITSDTPQRTDTEAIGALLYAALTQRWPYETDAYGLSGLPKGVGLIPPDQVRAGVNRGLAEIAMRALANDGATASRQEPPCTTPDELAKAVAAMPRIRPPEPAYTPPPEYQRTNYQQGTYGRPAVGARVAPAQPVAAPPPPLQGRTGKVLKWAVSALLIAALGLGSWQLADTLLDRNKDSGGTGTNQTNNGNNNGTTEQKALQPLPVKDAAEYYPDGKPQHPGDVGKTYDGDSSTYWRTYSFKDGPQLAPFKQGVGIVYDLGSAKDVSAASIGLLYSGNETAISLYAADSLSSSASLSSMKKITSTSTNGTAARFKADKPVKTRYVLVWITAMPDSPGDQYSEAGYKQAITDVKFSG; the protein is encoded by the coding sequence GTGGCGGAACGTAGCACGGCTGCCGTCGACGTGGCTGACAACAGTGGCGACAAGCCGCTGGCCGCCAAGGCGGACAAGGCCACGGCCGACGGCACGGTGGAACCTCAGGAAACGGCTGACACCACGGCCGGTGAAAGCACCCAGGACGAGGAGAGCGCGAAGAAGCCGACGGAGCCCGAGGCGGCGCCCGAGCTCCATAGCGGGCACAAGCTCGCCAGACGCTACCGGCTTGAGGAGTGCGTCACCCGTCTGGACGGTTTCAGCAGCTGGCGTGCGGTCGACGAGAAGCTCCGGCGCGCTGTCGGAGTGCATCTGCTCCCCGCTGATCACGCCCGGGCGCGCGCCGTGCTCGCGGCCGCCCGGTCCTCTGCCCTTCTCGGCGACCCGCGCTTCGTACAGGTCCTGGATGCCGTCGAGGAGAACGATCTCGTCTATGTCGTGCACGAATGGCTGCCCGACGCGACAGAAATCACCACGCTGCTCGCTTCCGGCCCCCTGGAGGCGCACGACGCCTACCAGCTGGTCAGTCAGGTCTCCCAAGCCATGGCCGCCGCGCACCGGGAGGGCCTGTCCCACCTCAGGCTCACACCCGGCGCGGTCCTGCGTACCTCTTCCGGCCAGTACCGCATCCGCGGCCTAGCGGTAAACGCCGCCCTGCGCGGCATCACCTCTGACACCCCGCAGCGGACCGACACAGAGGCCATCGGCGCCCTGCTGTATGCCGCGCTGACCCAGCGCTGGCCCTACGAAACCGATGCCTACGGTCTCTCCGGCCTGCCCAAGGGCGTCGGCCTGATCCCCCCGGACCAGGTACGGGCCGGCGTCAACCGCGGTCTCGCGGAGATCGCCATGCGCGCCCTGGCCAATGACGGCGCCACCGCATCTCGTCAGGAACCGCCCTGCACCACCCCCGACGAGCTCGCCAAGGCCGTCGCCGCCATGCCCCGGATCCGTCCACCGGAGCCCGCCTACACCCCGCCCCCCGAGTACCAGCGCACGAATTACCAGCAGGGGACTTACGGCCGTCCGGCGGTCGGCGCCAGGGTGGCACCGGCCCAGCCGGTGGCCGCTCCTCCGCCGCCGCTCCAGGGCCGCACCGGCAAGGTACTCAAGTGGGCTGTCTCCGCGCTGCTGATCGCCGCGCTGGGTCTGGGCAGCTGGCAGCTCGCCGACACGCTTCTGGACCGGAACAAGGACTCCGGCGGTACAGGCACCAATCAGACCAACAACGGCAACAACAACGGCACCACCGAGCAGAAGGCTCTTCAGCCGCTCCCGGTAAAGGACGCAGCCGAGTACTACCCCGACGGTAAGCCCCAGCACCCCGGCGATGTCGGGAAGACCTACGACGGCGACAGCTCGACGTACTGGCGTACCTACTCCTTCAAGGACGGCCCCCAGCTGGCCCCCTTCAAGCAGGGGGTGGGGATCGTCTACGACCTGGGTTCCGCGAAGGACGTATCGGCTGCCTCCATAGGGCTGCTCTACTCGGGCAACGAGACCGCGATCTCCCTGTACGCAGCCGATTCACTGTCCTCGTCAGCGTCACTGAGCTCGATGAAGAAGATCACTTCCACGAGCACCAATGGCACCGCAGCGCGTTTCAAGGCGGACAAACCGGTGAAGACGCGCTATGTACTGGTCTGGATTACGGCCATGCCGGATTCACCCGGAGACCAGTACAGCGAAGCGGGTTACAAGCAGGCCATAACGGATGTGAAGTTCTCCGGCTGA
- the murJ gene encoding murein biosynthesis integral membrane protein MurJ: protein MNAPYDGDRDQGAGGGAAYSGGTPPEPPAAGQNQPAPDPYVQDAYSYDPYGAHGLGAQDPVAEALYDRASHPPPPPGAYTEPQPMYQQPPAAQYPPDPRVWAQTPAPEPEGPSRYLPYGDDATTQFVGVDDLVTQAADEPEQQDAFAHLFRDQQGAAPAPPPGGEQEPAPAPLPEKSGGASGLLKSSAVMAAGTLVSRLTGFVRTMVITAALGAATLGDSFTVAYTLPTMIYILTVGGGLNSVFVPQLVRSMKEDDDGGEAYANRLLTVVMVALGIIVGLAVFAAPLLIRLMSLPIADDPAANNVAVTFARYCLPTIFFMGVHVVMGQILNARGKFGAMMWTPVLNNIVMISTFGLFIWVYGTSADSHMKVTTIPADGVRLLGIGTLLGLTVQALSMIPYLREAGFRFRPRFDWRGHGLGKAVKLAKWTVLFVLANQAGVLVVTQLATAAGKASGRSGAGIMAYSNAQLIWGMPQAIITVSVMAALLPRISRAANDGDVGAVRDDISQGLRNSAVAIVPVSFVFLALGVPVCTLLFASSGVQASESMGYVLMAFALGLIPYSVQYVVLRGFYAYEDTRTPFYNTVIVAAVNAAASALCYVVLPAQWAVVGMAASYGLAYAVGVGIAWRRLRNRLGGDLDGTHILRTYARLALASLPGAIVGGAAGFGIIRVLGVGVLGSLAALIVGSAVLLGVFFIAAKRMRIAELNSMVAMVRGRLGR from the coding sequence ATGAACGCGCCGTACGACGGTGACCGTGACCAGGGTGCTGGGGGCGGGGCTGCGTATTCCGGTGGGACGCCTCCCGAGCCCCCCGCGGCCGGCCAGAACCAGCCTGCCCCGGATCCGTATGTCCAGGACGCCTACAGCTACGACCCGTATGGGGCGCACGGTCTCGGTGCCCAGGACCCGGTGGCGGAGGCGCTCTACGACCGTGCGTCCCACCCCCCGCCGCCCCCAGGTGCCTACACCGAGCCGCAGCCGATGTACCAGCAGCCGCCTGCGGCGCAGTACCCGCCGGACCCTCGGGTATGGGCACAGACCCCAGCCCCGGAGCCCGAGGGCCCGTCCCGCTACCTTCCGTACGGGGATGACGCAACGACCCAGTTCGTGGGGGTCGACGACCTGGTGACCCAGGCAGCCGACGAACCGGAACAGCAGGACGCGTTCGCCCATCTCTTCCGGGACCAGCAGGGGGCCGCCCCCGCTCCGCCTCCCGGGGGCGAGCAGGAGCCCGCCCCAGCCCCTCTCCCCGAGAAGTCGGGTGGCGCATCCGGCCTGCTCAAGTCGAGCGCGGTGATGGCCGCGGGGACCCTGGTCTCCCGCCTCACTGGCTTTGTACGCACCATGGTGATCACTGCCGCGCTCGGTGCGGCGACGCTCGGTGACTCCTTCACCGTGGCCTACACACTGCCCACCATGATCTACATCCTGACCGTGGGCGGCGGGCTCAACTCCGTATTCGTGCCGCAGCTCGTGCGCTCGATGAAGGAGGATGACGACGGCGGGGAGGCCTACGCCAACCGTCTGCTCACCGTCGTCATGGTGGCCCTCGGCATCATCGTCGGTCTCGCGGTCTTCGCGGCGCCGCTGCTGATCCGGCTGATGTCCTTGCCCATCGCCGACGATCCGGCAGCCAACAACGTCGCTGTCACCTTCGCGCGCTACTGCCTGCCCACCATCTTCTTCATGGGTGTGCACGTCGTGATGGGGCAGATCCTGAACGCCCGCGGAAAGTTCGGTGCGATGATGTGGACTCCGGTCCTCAACAACATCGTCATGATCTCCACCTTCGGACTGTTCATCTGGGTCTATGGCACCTCTGCCGACTCCCACATGAAGGTGACGACCATCCCCGCGGACGGGGTGCGGCTGCTCGGAATCGGCACCCTGCTGGGTCTGACCGTCCAGGCCCTGTCGATGATCCCGTACCTGCGTGAGGCCGGCTTCCGCTTCCGCCCGCGCTTCGACTGGCGCGGACACGGTCTCGGCAAGGCCGTGAAGCTCGCCAAGTGGACGGTCCTGTTCGTCCTCGCCAACCAGGCGGGTGTCCTGGTGGTCACCCAGCTCGCCACCGCCGCAGGCAAGGCCTCCGGCCGGTCGGGGGCGGGGATCATGGCCTACTCGAACGCGCAGCTGATCTGGGGCATGCCCCAGGCCATCATCACCGTCTCGGTCATGGCCGCCCTGCTGCCGCGGATCTCCCGCGCCGCCAATGACGGAGATGTCGGCGCGGTCCGCGACGACATCTCACAGGGACTGCGGAACTCCGCCGTGGCGATCGTTCCGGTCTCCTTCGTATTCCTCGCCCTGGGCGTACCGGTCTGCACCCTGCTGTTCGCCTCCAGCGGCGTACAGGCCTCCGAGTCCATGGGCTACGTCCTGATGGCCTTCGCCCTCGGCCTGATCCCCTACTCGGTGCAGTACGTCGTCCTGCGTGGCTTCTACGCGTACGAGGACACCCGTACCCCCTTCTACAACACGGTCATCGTCGCAGCAGTCAACGCCGCGGCCTCCGCACTCTGCTACGTCGTCCTCCCCGCCCAGTGGGCGGTGGTCGGCATGGCCGCCTCCTACGGTCTGGCTTACGCAGTCGGTGTCGGGATCGCCTGGCGGAGGCTGCGCAACCGCCTGGGCGGCGACCTGGACGGGACGCACATCCTTCGTACGTACGCCCGCCTGGCACTGGCTTCCCTCCCGGGAGCCATCGTCGGCGGGGCTGCCGGATTCGGCATCATCCGGGTGCTCGGAGTGGGTGTGCTGGGCTCGCTGGCAGCGCTCATCGTCGGCAGCGCAGTACTTCTCGGTGTGTTCTTCATCGCCGCGAAGCGCATGCGGATCGCCGAGCTCAACTCGATGGTTGCCATGGTGCGCGGTCGCCTCGGCCGCTAG